A region from the Solibacillus sp. FSL H8-0523 genome encodes:
- a CDS encoding DUF2812 domain-containing protein encodes MKKFRPFWSYRIEETEKWLEEMLQAGYRLKQLQPLLRLFTFERVDSQVKRYLIDYKSPKGLYVEGGWKQLLQAHNWTVYEGEAPTRFSSREKVFQRIRTHYMLATVLLLVLFFYLNTAAGVLMALRFGTGFYLSAFLVLFVLFMCASLYLNKWYHTKEKAYLNIDPKVALHAIRKRRVGWMYVQFLTKRWLERMFAQGYELEYVKGMSFYFKPRESACISYEILNEKPKNSAALLFYSESGWTAKHLYSSLMWHISIWSKPYEVGEVKPRITYEQKERLKSMRRGLVNTNVLSVLFILVMTLNIFNSLNQMQNAYMPYVYSLALLILSSMVLLYWLWIFVQSVYGYMQEKKEAQEI; translated from the coding sequence ATGAAAAAGTTTCGACCTTTTTGGAGTTACCGAATCGAAGAAACTGAAAAGTGGTTGGAGGAAATGTTACAAGCGGGCTATCGTTTAAAACAATTGCAGCCGTTACTTCGATTATTCACATTTGAACGAGTGGATTCACAAGTGAAGCGTTATTTAATTGACTATAAAAGTCCAAAGGGATTGTATGTTGAAGGCGGCTGGAAACAACTGTTGCAAGCGCACAATTGGACGGTGTATGAAGGGGAGGCACCAACGCGTTTTTCTTCTAGGGAAAAGGTATTTCAGCGAATTCGTACACATTATATGTTGGCGACAGTGCTATTACTCGTGTTATTTTTCTATTTAAATACAGCAGCTGGTGTGTTGATGGCGCTACGTTTTGGCACGGGTTTTTATCTTAGTGCTTTTCTCGTATTATTTGTGCTATTTATGTGTGCGAGCCTTTATTTAAATAAATGGTATCACACGAAAGAAAAGGCGTATTTAAATATAGACCCTAAAGTGGCGTTGCATGCGATTCGAAAAAGAAGAGTCGGTTGGATGTATGTACAATTCTTAACGAAGCGTTGGCTAGAGCGCATGTTTGCCCAAGGGTATGAGCTGGAGTATGTGAAAGGAATGTCATTTTACTTCAAACCGCGAGAATCCGCGTGTATTAGCTACGAAATTTTAAACGAAAAGCCGAAAAATTCTGCGGCCTTGTTATTTTACAGTGAAAGTGGTTGGACAGCGAAGCATTTATACAGTTCGCTGATGTGGCATATTTCGATCTGGTCGAAACCGTATGAAGTAGGAGAAGTGAAGCCGCGCATTACGTATGAGCAAAAAGAGCGCTTGAAAAGTATGCGCAGAGGGCTCGTGAATACGAATGTATTAAGTGTCTTGTTTATTTTGGTTATGACTTTAAATATTTTCAATTCATTAAATCAAATGCAGAACGCGTATATGCCGTATGTTTATTCGCTTGCACTTCTAATTTTATCGAGTATGGTGCTTCTCTACTGGCTTTGGATATTTGTTCAAAGTGTATACGGCTATATGCAAGAAAAGAAAGAAGCGCAGGAAATATAA
- a CDS encoding PadR family transcriptional regulator, with translation MESLLKKYQPMTETAFYILYALTEPRHGYGIIKFIEDVTSGRLLLGSGTIYGTISKMQKDGLIQHYSDEDRKTLYEITALGQQILAREIARIEEMHRLISQSREEKG, from the coding sequence ATGGAATCGTTATTAAAAAAATACCAGCCTATGACGGAAACAGCCTTTTACATTTTGTATGCGTTAACCGAACCGCGTCATGGCTACGGCATTATTAAGTTTATTGAAGATGTAACAAGCGGTCGACTGCTGCTAGGCTCTGGCACGATTTACGGAACGATTTCGAAAATGCAAAAGGATGGATTGATTCAGCATTATTCAGATGAAGATCGAAAAACGTTGTATGAGATCACCGCGCTCGGGCAGCAAATTTTAGCTAGGGAAATTGCACGAATCGAGGAAATGCATCGATTGATTTCACAAAGTAGGGAGGAAAAAGGATGA
- a CDS encoding HAMP domain-containing sensor histidine kinase has protein sequence MKQSNWPALLKQSRHWIGLLCVNSGFFIFLAWVAYPETFGLLVMTMLIFTVFSILLGIVFTRKKQQKQTTAFYRFLNEPSVEQEAMFKQEIGDSYNIPVQDLAKQLRQLHDELQEAKSQSVDYESFIENWVHEIKTPLSLVHFVLQNRKDEMSPLVYQRLNHAKIKIHDHVERILFYAKLQATHVDYSLKKVSIVECFEDVLLELQSLLDEQEMEVKANIEDIPIVSDERALQFILSQLLVNAIKYRNVGSESLIWLETGIHREKDRYYIKVSDNGLGVLQSDLPFIFDKGFTGNTTNQKQATGMGLFLVKKLCEDLQIDIEVESEYERGFTIQLLFPKV, from the coding sequence ATGAAGCAATCAAATTGGCCCGCTCTTTTAAAACAATCACGTCACTGGATTGGGTTGCTATGTGTAAATAGTGGATTTTTTATATTTTTAGCATGGGTTGCCTATCCTGAAACATTTGGGCTGCTCGTCATGACGATGCTTATTTTTACCGTTTTTAGCATTTTACTCGGGATAGTTTTTACACGAAAAAAGCAACAGAAGCAAACAACAGCGTTTTATCGATTTTTAAACGAGCCCTCGGTGGAGCAAGAAGCCATGTTTAAGCAAGAAATCGGGGACAGCTACAACATACCAGTTCAGGATTTAGCTAAGCAATTACGCCAGTTGCATGATGAATTACAAGAGGCAAAATCCCAGTCCGTTGACTATGAGTCGTTTATTGAGAATTGGGTACATGAAATCAAAACACCGCTTTCTTTAGTCCATTTCGTGCTACAAAATCGTAAAGACGAAATGTCCCCACTAGTTTATCAACGGTTGAATCATGCAAAAATTAAGATTCATGATCACGTAGAACGCATTTTATTTTATGCAAAGCTTCAAGCCACGCATGTGGACTATAGCTTGAAGAAGGTGTCGATTGTGGAGTGCTTTGAAGATGTACTACTAGAACTGCAATCGCTATTGGATGAGCAGGAAATGGAGGTAAAGGCGAACATCGAGGACATCCCGATCGTATCAGATGAAAGAGCGCTTCAATTCATTTTGTCCCAGTTACTAGTGAATGCGATTAAATATCGAAACGTCGGTAGTGAGAGCTTGATTTGGCTGGAAACGGGTATTCATCGTGAAAAAGACCGCTATTACATCAAAGTTTCTGATAACGGTTTAGGTGTCCTACAGTCGGACTTGCCTTTTATATTTGATAAAGGATTTACCGGAAATACAACGAATCAAAAGCAAGCTACGGGGATGGGGCTATTTTTAGTGAAGAAATTATGTGAGGATTTACAAATTGATATCGAGGTTGAATCAGAATATGAGCGCGGTTTTACGATTCAACTGCTGTTTCCGAAGGTTTGA